Proteins encoded by one window of Phycisphaerae bacterium:
- a CDS encoding acyl-CoA desaturase, which produces MRMRASIHSIIGWVDSRELNAAVHDPRRQVTDPVRWIPYVALHAGCLGVLWVGWSWTALSVAIALYLLRMFAITGFYHRYFSHRAFATSRWAQFVFAVWGNAAAQRGPIWWASHHRQHHQHSDREEDAHSPAQHGFWWSHLGWLTARDNLAINSRYVRDLLRYPELRFLDRFDFLVPSALAVALFLAGTVLHRVVPHLGTDGPQMLVWGFFVSTVVLLHGTCTINSLAHLFGSRRYETKDDSRNNFLLALLTLGEGWHNNHHRCPWAAQQGFYWWEIDITYYGLRLLETLGLIWNLKRVSAGVRSVTMRASCESRSG; this is translated from the coding sequence ATGCGCATGCGAGCCTCAATCCACTCCATCATCGGCTGGGTCGATTCCCGCGAGCTCAATGCTGCTGTGCACGATCCACGTCGTCAGGTCACCGATCCGGTCCGCTGGATCCCCTACGTCGCTCTGCACGCCGGATGTCTCGGTGTGTTATGGGTCGGTTGGAGCTGGACGGCTCTGTCGGTCGCCATCGCCCTGTATCTGCTCCGGATGTTCGCGATTACCGGTTTCTATCACCGTTACTTCTCCCATCGGGCGTTCGCGACTTCGCGGTGGGCGCAGTTCGTATTTGCCGTCTGGGGCAATGCGGCGGCGCAGCGCGGTCCGATCTGGTGGGCGAGTCATCATCGGCAGCATCATCAACACTCCGACAGGGAAGAGGATGCCCATTCCCCGGCGCAGCACGGATTCTGGTGGAGCCATCTGGGCTGGCTTACGGCCCGCGACAACCTCGCGATCAACAGTCGCTATGTGCGCGACCTACTGCGGTATCCAGAGCTGCGTTTCCTTGACCGATTCGACTTCCTGGTTCCATCCGCGCTCGCGGTCGCCCTGTTCCTGGCGGGCACCGTACTTCATCGCGTGGTCCCGCACCTGGGTACAGACGGTCCGCAGATGCTCGTCTGGGGCTTCTTTGTTTCCACGGTGGTCCTGCTCCACGGCACGTGCACCATCAACTCCCTCGCCCATCTATTCGGCTCGCGACGCTACGAGACCAAAGACGACAGCCGCAACAATTTCCTGCTTGCGCTGCTGACACTCGGTGAAGGTTGGCACAATAACCACCACCGTTGCCCGTGGGCGGCGCAGCAGGGGTTCTACTGGTGGGAGATCGACATCACGTATTACGGACTCCGGTTGCTGGAGACCCTGGGGCTGATCTGGAACCTGAAGCGGGTCAGCGCAGGCGTGCGCTCGGTGACCATGCGTGCGTCGTGCGAATCGAGGAGCGGGTGA